Proteins encoded within one genomic window of Carassius carassius chromosome 22, fCarCar2.1, whole genome shotgun sequence:
- the LOC132098995 gene encoding sortilin-like isoform X2 gives MNWTLLVLGSVCLLVLGQDAFVHGKRNARTVTFSRAARGHPRHRRDTWTGQARFTACKSPLSPRDQALLLSHTHETVFQGDEGSSFTLTWVGDGTGVILVLSTLSTPSDSFYEGGSSRLYRSEDYGKSFHDVSNAIKNTFIKKDFGISAGPGNPQQVILTANLPFTETPGGVIFTSMDAGVTFRSVQLPFHPAQAIQFHYQEPRYLVAISNDDGLWLSEDFGNSWSKVHEGVHTFTWGSGITLFFSSSPKGTVEAARRGKLILRRTQDFGKTFTTIAKNIFSFRYIGGFLFTSVMEKLASPRVIYVSSDQGDHFQKAQLPSATTEQFHSILDGDEDMIFMHVDNPGEDTHFGTIYTSDDRGILYSKSLERHMFGSEGESDFTNVTSLRGVYFTNRLEEDGRIRSVISFDRGRRWRFLKKPENVNCPNSSKKCNLHIHGEHSHFSGITPMLPLSEPTAIGLIIAHGSVGDSISAARPDVYVSGDGGYTWWGTLRGPHHYTILDSGGLIVAVEAHRDRQISSIKFSTDEGQCWKIFNFTSHPILLAGLASEPGTKTMNISIFGYRPDDDDQPMWVAVTIDFEHLLTRECDEQDYVQWLAHSDYDSDPETDGCLLGYKETFRRLKKLSACRNGRGYVVSRQQHPCPCTRDEYMCEYGFYLHENTSECLLQPDFLNQTQYISLNGELDDLQNTGYRKIPGDKCEGGFSPPRREGKDILSASSKSHSVSGPFLGMLVLIVVCTCVGVIGLVITAALIITSRRINCRQRSPAYRFSALQLQDDDLSVSNDSRPDGKLNGFHIQEDSDDELIE, from the exons ATGAACTGGACACTGCTCGTATTGGGTAGTGTGTGCTTACTTGTCCTCGGACAGGACGCGTTCGTTCACGGGAAGCGCAACGCTCGGACGGTGACTTTCTCTCGGGCTGCACGCGGACACCCGAGACACAGACGGGACACCTGGACTGGACAAGCGCGTTTCACAGCATGCAAGTCTCCACTGTCACCCAGAGACCAAGCGCTTCTTCTCAGCCACACGCACGAG ACCGTGTTTCAAGGTGATGAAGGATCCAGTTTTACCCTCACATGGGTTGGAGATGGAACTGGG GTAATCCTGGTCCTTTCTACACTGAGCACTCCCTCTGACTCATTTTATGAAGGCGGTTCATCACGTCTTTACAGGAG TGAAGACTATGGAAAGTCTTTTCATGATGTCTCCAATGccattaaaaatacattcataaagAAGGACTTTGGGATAAGTGCTGGGCCTGGGAACCCGCAACAG GTGATTCTAACAGCCAACCTGCCTTTCACCGAGACCCCAGGAGGAGTTATTTTTACGTCAATGGATGCTGGTGTGACGTTCAGATCAGTGCAGCTTCCATTCCATCCAGCTCAGGCCATTCAGTTCCACTACCAAGAACCAAGATACCTCGTGGCCATCAGCAATGAC GATGGGCTATGGCTCTCAGAAGACTTTGGGAACAGCTGGTCTAAAGTTCATGAAGGAGTTCATACGTTCACATG gGGATCTGGAATCACTCTTTTCTTCAGTTCCAGCCCAAAAGGAACTG TGGAGGCAGCGAGACGAGGCAAGCTTATTCTAAGACGGACGCAGGATTTCGGCAAAACCTTCACCACCATCGCCAAGAACATCTTCTCCTTCAGATATATCGGTGGCTTCCTGTTTACCTCTGTCATGGAAAAACTG GCCTCTCCCCGTGTCATCTATGTGTCCTCGGACCAGGGTGACCATTTCCAAAAAGCTCAGCTACCATCAGCAACTACAGAGCAG TTCCACTCCATTTTGGACGGCGACGAGGACATGATCTTCATGCATGTGGACAACCCTGGAG AAGACACACATTTTGGGACAATCTACACCTCTGATGACCGTGGAATCCTGTATTCGAAGTCTTTGGAGCGCCACATGTTCGGCAGCGAGGGGGAGAGCGATTTCACTAACGTTACATCTTTGAGAGGAGTCTATTTCACCAATAGACTGGAGGAGG ATGGACGCATtcgttcagtcatttcgttcgaCAGAGGTAGACGATGGAGATTCCTGAAGAAGCCAGAGAATGTGAATTGTCCAAACAGCTCAAAAAAG TGTAACCTGCATATCCACGGAGAGCACAGTCACTTCAGTGGAATCACTCCCATGCTGCCTCTCTCTGAACCTACCGCCATTGGTCTGATCATCGCTCATG GTAGTGTCGGTGACTCCATTTCAGCCGCTCGGCCGGATGTGTACGTGTCTGGGGACGGAGGTTACACCTGGTGGGGGACTCTGAGAGGACCTCACCACTACACCATCCTGGACTCTGGAGGCCTGATAGTGGCTGTGGAGGCGCATAGAGACAGACAGATCAGCTCAATAAA GTTTTCCACAGATGAAGGACAGTGctggaaaatatttaatttcaccaGCCACCCGATCTTATTGGCCGGACTGGCATCCGAGCCGGGCACTAAGACAATGAATATCAGCATTTTCGGCTACCGACCAGATGATGATGATCAGCCCATGTGGGTGGCTGTCACCATAGACTTTGAGCACCTGCTCACTAGAGAAT GTGATGAACAGGACTATGTGCAGTGGTTGGCGCACTCTGACTATGACTCTGACCCAGAAACAGATGGATGCCTCTTGGGCTACAAAGAAACATTTCGAAGACTGAAGAAACTGTCAGCATGTAGAAATGGGAGAGGATATGTGGTCAGCAGGCAGCAGCACCCTTGTCCTTGCACTAGAGATGAGTACATGTG TGAGTACGGTTTCTATCTGCATGAAAACACCTCAGAGTGTCTCCTGCAACCAGACTTCTTGAATCAAACACAGTATATTAGCTTAAATGGGGAGCTAGATGACCTTCAGAATACAGG GTATCGTAAGATTCCTGGTGATAAATGTGAGGGGGGTTTCAGCCCTCCGAGAAGAGAAGGGAAGGACATTTTATCAGCCTCCTCAAAATCTCACAGTGTGAGTGGCCCATTT CTGGGCATGCTGGTTCTTATTGTGGTGTGTACTTGTGTGGGAGTCATAGGTTTGGTTATTACTGCAGCTTTAATAATCACTTCAAGGAGAATAAACTGTAGGCAAAG GTCACCTGCTTATCGCTTCTCTGCTCTGCAACTCCAAGATGATGATCTGTCCGTTAGCAATGACAGCAGGCCCGATGGCAAACTAAATGGTTTCCACATCCAGGAGGATTCCGATGAT GAACTCATTGAA
- the LOC132098995 gene encoding sortilin-like isoform X1, with protein MNWTLLVLGSVCLLVLGQDAFVHGKRNARTVTFSRAARGHPRHRRDTWTGQARFTACKSPLSPRDQALLLSHTHETVFQGDEGSSFTLTWVGDGTGVILVLSTLSTPSDSFYEGGSSRLYRSEDYGKSFHDVSNAIKNTFIKKDFGISAGPGNPQQVILTANLPFTETPGGVIFTSMDAGVTFRSVQLPFHPAQAIQFHYQEPRYLVAISNDDGLWLSEDFGNSWSKVHEGVHTFTWGSGITLFFSSSPKGTVEAARRGKLILRRTQDFGKTFTTIAKNIFSFRYIGGFLFTSVMEKLASPRVIYVSSDQGDHFQKAQLPSATTEQFHSILDGDEDMIFMHVDNPGEDTHFGTIYTSDDRGILYSKSLERHMFGSEGESDFTNVTSLRGVYFTNRLEEDGRIRSVISFDRGRRWRFLKKPENVNCPNSSKKCNLHIHGEHSHFSGITPMLPLSEPTAIGLIIAHGSVGDSISAARPDVYVSGDGGYTWWGTLRGPHHYTILDSGGLIVAVEAHRDRQISSIKFSTDEGQCWKIFNFTSHPILLAGLASEPGTKTMNISIFGYRPDDDDQPMWVAVTIDFEHLLTRECDEQDYVQWLAHSDYDSDPETDGCLLGYKETFRRLKKLSACRNGRGYVVSRQQHPCPCTRDEYMCEYGFYLHENTSECLLQPDFLNQTQYISLNGELDDLQNTG; from the exons ATGAACTGGACACTGCTCGTATTGGGTAGTGTGTGCTTACTTGTCCTCGGACAGGACGCGTTCGTTCACGGGAAGCGCAACGCTCGGACGGTGACTTTCTCTCGGGCTGCACGCGGACACCCGAGACACAGACGGGACACCTGGACTGGACAAGCGCGTTTCACAGCATGCAAGTCTCCACTGTCACCCAGAGACCAAGCGCTTCTTCTCAGCCACACGCACGAG ACCGTGTTTCAAGGTGATGAAGGATCCAGTTTTACCCTCACATGGGTTGGAGATGGAACTGGG GTAATCCTGGTCCTTTCTACACTGAGCACTCCCTCTGACTCATTTTATGAAGGCGGTTCATCACGTCTTTACAGGAG TGAAGACTATGGAAAGTCTTTTCATGATGTCTCCAATGccattaaaaatacattcataaagAAGGACTTTGGGATAAGTGCTGGGCCTGGGAACCCGCAACAG GTGATTCTAACAGCCAACCTGCCTTTCACCGAGACCCCAGGAGGAGTTATTTTTACGTCAATGGATGCTGGTGTGACGTTCAGATCAGTGCAGCTTCCATTCCATCCAGCTCAGGCCATTCAGTTCCACTACCAAGAACCAAGATACCTCGTGGCCATCAGCAATGAC GATGGGCTATGGCTCTCAGAAGACTTTGGGAACAGCTGGTCTAAAGTTCATGAAGGAGTTCATACGTTCACATG gGGATCTGGAATCACTCTTTTCTTCAGTTCCAGCCCAAAAGGAACTG TGGAGGCAGCGAGACGAGGCAAGCTTATTCTAAGACGGACGCAGGATTTCGGCAAAACCTTCACCACCATCGCCAAGAACATCTTCTCCTTCAGATATATCGGTGGCTTCCTGTTTACCTCTGTCATGGAAAAACTG GCCTCTCCCCGTGTCATCTATGTGTCCTCGGACCAGGGTGACCATTTCCAAAAAGCTCAGCTACCATCAGCAACTACAGAGCAG TTCCACTCCATTTTGGACGGCGACGAGGACATGATCTTCATGCATGTGGACAACCCTGGAG AAGACACACATTTTGGGACAATCTACACCTCTGATGACCGTGGAATCCTGTATTCGAAGTCTTTGGAGCGCCACATGTTCGGCAGCGAGGGGGAGAGCGATTTCACTAACGTTACATCTTTGAGAGGAGTCTATTTCACCAATAGACTGGAGGAGG ATGGACGCATtcgttcagtcatttcgttcgaCAGAGGTAGACGATGGAGATTCCTGAAGAAGCCAGAGAATGTGAATTGTCCAAACAGCTCAAAAAAG TGTAACCTGCATATCCACGGAGAGCACAGTCACTTCAGTGGAATCACTCCCATGCTGCCTCTCTCTGAACCTACCGCCATTGGTCTGATCATCGCTCATG GTAGTGTCGGTGACTCCATTTCAGCCGCTCGGCCGGATGTGTACGTGTCTGGGGACGGAGGTTACACCTGGTGGGGGACTCTGAGAGGACCTCACCACTACACCATCCTGGACTCTGGAGGCCTGATAGTGGCTGTGGAGGCGCATAGAGACAGACAGATCAGCTCAATAAA GTTTTCCACAGATGAAGGACAGTGctggaaaatatttaatttcaccaGCCACCCGATCTTATTGGCCGGACTGGCATCCGAGCCGGGCACTAAGACAATGAATATCAGCATTTTCGGCTACCGACCAGATGATGATGATCAGCCCATGTGGGTGGCTGTCACCATAGACTTTGAGCACCTGCTCACTAGAGAAT GTGATGAACAGGACTATGTGCAGTGGTTGGCGCACTCTGACTATGACTCTGACCCAGAAACAGATGGATGCCTCTTGGGCTACAAAGAAACATTTCGAAGACTGAAGAAACTGTCAGCATGTAGAAATGGGAGAGGATATGTGGTCAGCAGGCAGCAGCACCCTTGTCCTTGCACTAGAGATGAGTACATGTG TGAGTACGGTTTCTATCTGCATGAAAACACCTCAGAGTGTCTCCTGCAACCAGACTTCTTGAATCAAACACAGTATATTAGCTTAAATGGGGAGCTAGATGACCTTCAGAATACAGGGTGA